GAATACAAGCCAAAGCCAAGCATACATGCCAATGCCAAGCATCCAAGCATACAAGCCAAAATCAAGCATACATGCCAATGCCAAACATCAAGGCAAATACCAAGAATACATGCCAACATCAAGCGTGCAAATCAATGCAACTCTTGCAAATCACAACCATGCAAAATCAAGCATCTCTAGTCACTCAAGCAAATAAATCATTAAGCCTTTTCTTCTCTGTCATGCCATAAAATAGGCCAACCTTTAGTAACTCTAATAAGTGACCTCCAAAATTACAGTGTCTAGGAAAGTTCTTCAAGGCAACACCCTCAGTGTTTAAGAAGGATTGGGTTTTAAGCAGGACCATTGCGACCCCTCCAACCTTCCAGGAAAAAACCTGGTTGTAATCTCAGAGACACTTAACTAGTCATCCTTGAGTTGTTCCTAAACTCATGCCATGTCATGCCACTGCCATTTATTTTGGGCCGAAAATTGAATATTTGGACCACTTCAATACACATTCATGTTCCTAATAATCAAGAGGGCTAATGTTGAGACCTAAAAAATCCAAGGctaggcccaaatatatttcatgTCCAATGCGATGCCTTACCGAGAAGGAACTTGATTTGGGCACTCGAAAGTTCGTCATATGCGCTTACATacatgccacgccaagcaaataagcaacatgccacgctacaagcttaagtgggcccaagccacgcgaATGTCTGGGGCTTGCTGagcgggttgtggtatggatggttacgagtattcatgaggcccattgatggtcCAAggagtggaagttttgggctactTGGGAGCTCCAAAACTCAAGCTCATTCCTTGAGCCCAAACATATGGGTAAGCATGAGAGAAAACCTAGTAGCCCATCACTTTAATTAAACCTAATAGCCCATAACACATGAGAAAATCCCACATCAGCCAAAGCTTCCAGCAGCTTGACAAAGACCCACAGGACTCTGGAAATGAAGTATCAATAACCCAATACTATGAACAAAGCCCAGCTCAGGGCCTTGTAAAAATCTAGCATCGTATTCCACCTTTGTCAAAGCTCCATAACAGTCAACGAAAAGCCATTGCAGGAACCAAAGGAAATCCATATGTGTAGGAGGAGTACCCATTGGACAAACGACTCTATccattctcttttttctctgtgAGCTCTAATTTGAAAACCAATGAGGAAAGCAGGTGGCTCCTCACCCCCATGGGGAGGTCCAACAGCACAAAACCTTGGAACCCCAAAGAGCCTGTGACCCATACGCTCTGGTTAAagaaatttcaccaaaaaggAGTGAATAGAAAGAAGCAAAGGAAAAATGGGGATGGAGGATCGATAAAATTAGGATTCTAAGTGCCTATAAAAGGAGCCACTTTCTACCTAGCAAAAACAACTCACCTTGGTTGCTACAAGCCCCCCAGCAACCATGACAACAGATCAAAGGCAAGCATCCCCTCtggaacccttcaatttcatgctttgttcttccatcttcttcctctctttccgATCAAAGGCAAGCAACTATATCtagagagagcaagcatcacctCTCATCTCTTGAACCCTTCGATTTCAAGCCTTGTTCTTTCATTGCTTCCTATTTTCTTCTCTAGTAAGCCATTCCAGAGCTTGACGAAGCTTTCATCAAGCTGTTGGAAAATTGCTCAAACCACCCACTtctcgtctctctctctctctctctctccctccaaCGAATCCCATTAAAATCCCTTCCCCTTGCTTTAAACCTCTGTTCCTCATAAGAAACCCAAgccttctctccctctctcatgCCAAACTCATGAATGCTCAGCTCCCATgtcacaagcttctcatgccaagccaaggatttatctgtaagcaactgttggtttcattggtgaagaagACCAATGTGTTTCCCAAGGCTCAGCTACTCGAAACACTTTTGGGGCctgattcttgaactcagacaCAAGGGGCAATTCCAGCCATTTGCTCTTTACAGCAGCCCATGCCCATTTgtagctgccggaagaaaaagcccctacaatcatataataaaaaaataaatccaaaacTTCCCCATCTTGTGTACTCTTAGATGGGTTGATAACCATACCCCTGACATTGAGACATATGAGCTGGGCAGttcaagaaaaatgaaaattagcCCCAAGCTTATTCATAGGACGAGACTGTGGATGttcaattaaacaaaacaaatagaaggATGGAGATGTGTTATTGAGGGAAATTATATCCCAGAAATGAATAGGCAAGAAAGAGTTGTGCAGGGTATATACGAGATGAGTTGTTCTTGGAGGAGACTCGAGTTGAATCCATATCGATTTGTAGTTTCTATCAAACATCTTGTCTTGTAATGAAAGTGATTAAAAAGTTTAGGTAACTTTTTAATTGTTATATTatagtatattatatatttattgattaaaaacaaatacatcACTTATCGAGTCGGGCTCAAGTATCCCCATATCCACCCCCATTTCCCCCCCCGAAATTTTCCCCCTTAAGGCTGGGACCCGACCCTGTTAGTCAATCGCATTTCCATTCCTGTCTAGTAACAGATGGGCAGATCTAAGTTCAAAACTTGCCAACCAAAAACATAGAACCTAAAAAGCTAATATATGAGGCAGACACAAACGCTGGGTTTTCATAACATTCGATATTAAATACATTATGTGCTTTCTTCTTCACTTCTCTTCTCATGTCTATGCAGATCCAGTTTTCTTGATTCTTGCCAAGCAATTGTCTTTTGGCCTAGTGTGTGGCAAGTACATCAATGGGCAGTCCGGATTAGCGCGTTCCATTCTGCAGCACCATATTACAGAAACATTAGAAGAACATACAGAAAAaggaacccaaaaacaaaatgcatTTTGTAAGTTTAGTCATGGAATTTGGTTGCAAGATGACTCACTTATAATTAAGGAGGAAATAGTGAAGGAAAATAGCGATTTCCAGCTTAGCAAGATCATTTCCGGGGCACAGCCGGCTTCCAGCTCCAAAGGGAAGAAAAGTTAATGGTTTGGGTGTGTAGTTCTGAGCCAGCAGAGAGCAGTTAAACAAGTCAGATCCAAGATATAAATTACTGTTTGTCATAATTATCAGTACATCAAAAGTTCTTCTGAACTTACATCCCATCGAAAAGGGTTGAATTCCATTGGATTTGGATATATTTCAGAATCATAGTGAATGCTCCTGAACCAGACCAAAACTTTCCAGCCCTTAGGAATGCTATAACCTGAAATCCAAGCGAATAAGTAAATTTTTTAAGGTGGTtccaaatgaaaacaaatttatgaCCACTGAAGATGATGCGGAGTAAAAGTACCATGTATCTCAGAACCATGCACTCACCGTTTATATTTACATCTTTCTTTGCCTCTCGAAAAACGGTAAGTGAGAATGTTACGACACGAAGAGTTTCATCAATCACCTATGGAGTTTAAAAGGGTTAGCTAGAATATTATGGCAGGGTCTGgataaaaatgaaagtgaagtcACTTATGTACATTGGAAAGATAGTCCATTTCTCGATATTCCTTAAGCGTCAAGCCCTTCTGTGTTGGTGGCCGCCTTTTTAAAATCTCTTCTTGCTCTGCCTGCATTGATCAAACAAACATGTTAGCAAACCAGAATTCATTAAATAGgcaataattttattttaaatatggACTAAATCAGAGTTGATTGAGTTTGGATGCAAAGTGAAGGCTAGAAATTACTATGTATTGTGACATTGGGTAAAGAAGTCcctaatattgaaaatatgaCACAATTAAAGGCCTTAATCTAGTTGGACTATCCAAAGCTACGTAAATTCATCTACCTTAGCTTTCTGGAAATATTCTGGGTGTTTTTGTAGGAAAACGGTAGCCCACATCATTATATGTCCAGAAGATTCATGGCCTGCATTTAAGTACATTAACAGAACATCTATAATTTCCGAATCTGTAAGTTTTCTTCCATCGTCATCAACAACATCTAGCAGAGCATCCATCAtatctttcttctttggcATGTAGTTTCTGGACTTCCTTTGAGCTCTTCGCTCGTCCACAATGGATTGAAATGTAGAGACAAGATTTTTCCGAGcctaaaatgaaaatgactCAGTTAGATGCTAAAAcaaaatgcaaatattaaTGTCCATGTtactgaaaaacaaaaagaaaagaaattcaacTTATAAGTTCCTCACCTTAAGTGCTTTATGATATGCAAATCCCGGAAGATTGATTGCCATGGCCCTAACTCCATAGTTAAGAATTGTATATTCCCTCTCCAGAGCCTCCATGACTGGCTCACTCTCTGAGCTCAGAAAGATGTACATGATAATCCTAAAAGTAAGCTTTCTGAGTTGAGTTAAGAACTCTATTTCTCCCATTTTGGACCATTTCTCCAAAGATGTTACGACCATGTCTTCAATATACTTCATGTACATGGACAATGCTTCATGACCATTGACTGGAGCAGCTGTTAGCCTTCTTAGACGTTTGTGTTCTTCATAAGATATACCAATGAATGAGTTCTTTCCAATTAGTTCCAATGTGGAAAGAGGCCAGCCGGGTTTAAATGCATCATCATCTGTCAAAACTCTTTTACTTGATTCCGGCGTTGTAACGATGACACTTGGGCTCCCAAACATGAAGGCCTTGTAGATTCCAGTACGCCCAAACCTGCATTGTTCATTGATAAGGCAATCTAGTTAGATGTGTgcgcgtgtgtgtgtgtgtgtttctaTTTCCCTTTTAACTTGAAGTGATTAAAAGTGGAGCATAAAGATAAACTCTTCCATTCACATCATCAAAACAACTGGCAttattctgtttcttgctgcAAATTTCATTcacattttctttctcaattaTTCTTAAGGGACCCAATAGCACCATACAAATGCAATTAATGTTCTTTGAATTCAGCTTCCTAAGGCAGATTACATGGAAGACAAGATAAGAAAAGCAAGTGATGTAATGAAATCATATCTGCTGTTACTAAATCCCATCAACTGTAGTGGTGGGCACACATATTCAACTTGTTACTTCATCGTCTAGTTTCAAGCACACACATATGTTATTTAATTGGAAACTTTTCCTATTGCTTCTTatttaattgaaatgaaaaacaaagaagaatattAAAAAGAGAATAACTTCCTATCAAGGCAGTTAGTCAATCAACTCAAACATGTGGAGAACTTATTCCTAATTATGTTTCTGCTTCCATAACCAACGTGGGTTCTCTGTTCTCTGTTTTCCATTATGCCCCCACTAAAACCCAAAGACTTGAGGACCAGGGAAGCATATTAAAttatacaaaaagaaagagattcTCATGCCATGGAAAATCTAAAAAACCcttccccttttttttgttccttttctttttgtttaaagtTTCTTattaaaccctaaattttcatataaacTTTTGGGATGTTTTCTAGTCTTAAGTTGACACCATTGTGGGAGGACATAAGGGGAGAAACACTTATAGGTTTGTTATTTTTGGCCAATCATAATATGTCACGCGTGATAATTTTTTAACGTAATAGACTGTGATTGGccgaaaataacaaaacagttCTATACAAGTTTTTCTGCATAGAGAGAGGGTGGGGCCCTATATCAAAGACTTGAATAAAACCCCTTTCTTAAAATTTCTTATTAGGCCCAAACTTCATATAACATGGACAATTTACTTGTAATCTTACACTATCATTACCATTGTCTATCTAAGTTCAGCTGTGAAAGAGGTGTGGGCCATAAAAAGAAGTGGGATCTCTTAAACATAGAGGTGGTGGG
The Prunus dulcis chromosome 2, ALMONDv2, whole genome shotgun sequence DNA segment above includes these coding regions:
- the LOC117619068 gene encoding ent-kaurenoic acid oxidase 1-like, encoding MSGLGVGMELGSSMWMVLLCSVCALVALKWLLQNANSWLYETPLGEKQYSLPPGDLGWPFIGNMWSFLKAFKSSNPETFVNSLVSRFGRTGIYKAFMFGSPSVIVTTPESSKRVLTDDDAFKPGWPLSTLELIGKNSFIGISYEEHKRLRRLTAAPVNGHEALSMYMKYIEDMVVTSLEKWSKMGEIEFLTQLRKLTFRIIMYIFLSSESEPVMEALEREYTILNYGVRAMAINLPGFAYHKALKARKNLVSTFQSIVDERRAQRKSRNYMPKKKDMMDALLDVVDDDGRKLTDSEIIDVLLMYLNAGHESSGHIMMWATVFLQKHPEYFQKAKAEQEEILKRRPPTQKGLTLKEYREMDYLSNVIDETLRVVTFSLTVFREAKKDVNINGYSIPKGWKVLVWFRSIHYDSEIYPNPMEFNPFRWDNYTPKPLTFLPFGAGSRLCPGNDLAKLEIAIFLHYFLLNYKMERANPDCPLMYLPHTRPKDNCLARIKKTGSA